The following coding sequences are from one Phyllostomus discolor isolate MPI-MPIP mPhyDis1 chromosome 11, mPhyDis1.pri.v3, whole genome shotgun sequence window:
- the BCL2L13 gene encoding bcl-2-like protein 13 isoform X3 produces MASAAAVPVGFHYETKFVVLSYLGLLSQGPPHRQRLSSAPGVQQDVASQSLDQEVLLKVKTEIEEELKSLDKEISEGFGASGPAAAHAVGADEARPGAPECAAAVRGDLPGGPRGGLHHPAGRLGHCLQS; encoded by the exons atGGCGTCCGCTGCTGCCGTGCCCGTGGGCTTCCACTACGAGACCAAGTTCGTGGTGCTCAGCTACTTGGGGCTCCTCTCTCAGGGGCCCCCGCACAGGCAGCGCCTCTCCTCGGCCCCAG GAGTTCAACAAGATGTAGCTTCACAGTCTCTGGATCAAGAagttttattaaaagttaaaactgaAATTGAAGAAGAGCTAAAATCCCTGGACAAGGAAATTTCTGAAG GTTTTGGTGCCTCTGGTCCTGCTGCAGCACATGCTGTCGGAGCTGACGAGGCGCGGCCAGGAGCCCCTGAGTGCGCTGCTGCAGTTCGGGGTGACCTACCTGGAGGACCACGCGGCGGACTTCATCATCCAGCAGGGCGGCTGG
- the BCL2L13 gene encoding bcl-2-like protein 13 isoform X4, producing the protein MASAAAVPVGFHYETKFVVLSYLGLLSQGPPHRQRLSSAPGVQQDVASQSLDQEVLLKVKTEIEEELKSLDKEISEGQ; encoded by the exons atGGCGTCCGCTGCTGCCGTGCCCGTGGGCTTCCACTACGAGACCAAGTTCGTGGTGCTCAGCTACTTGGGGCTCCTCTCTCAGGGGCCCCCGCACAGGCAGCGCCTCTCCTCGGCCCCAG GAGTTCAACAAGATGTAGCTTCACAGTCTCTGGATCAAGAagttttattaaaagttaaaactgaAATTGAAGAAGAGCTAAAATCCCTGGACAAGGAAATTTCTGAAG GCCAGTGA